A part of Rhinoderma darwinii isolate aRhiDar2 chromosome 1, aRhiDar2.hap1, whole genome shotgun sequence genomic DNA contains:
- the PCDH7 gene encoding protocadherin-7 isoform X6 translates to MRTVWGWCLFLLRVSLTLAASKQLLKYRLAEEGQPDIRVGNVASDIGIVTGSGEVTFSLESGSEYFKIDNMTGELSTTDRRIDREKLPQCQMIFDENECFIDFEVSVIGPSQSWVELFEGRVVILDINDNTPTFPSPVLTLTVEENRPVGTLYLLPTATDRDFGRNGIERYELIQDAGESLFASGRRSGSRVETGDSALYPGKRRMETDSRSSVFELQVADTSDGEKQPQLIVKGALDREQRDSYELTLRVRDGGEQPRSSQSILRVLITDVNDNSPRFEKSVYEADLAENSAPGTPILQLKATDYDVGVNGQIEYVFGAATESVRRLLRLDENSGWLSVLHRIDREEVNQLRFTVMARDRGQPPKSDKATVILNIKDENDNVPLIDIRKIGRIPVKDGMASVAEDVLVDTPIALVQVSDRDQGENGVVTCTVVGDVPFQLKPASDSEGDQNKKKYFLHTSAPLDYENIKEYNVIIVAVDSGSPSLSSNNSLLVKVVDTNDNPPVFSQPVVEVAFPENNVPGERVATVIATDADSGKNAEIAYSLEQSVVGVFSIHPDTGDITANIVLDREQTDRYEFKVVAKDKGLPTTMQGTATVVVQVADRNDNDPKFMQDVFNFYVKENLQPNSPVGMVTVMDSDKGRNAEMSLFIEEDNGIFSIENNTGTICSTVSFDMEQQTSYTFKVKALDGGDPPRSATATVSLFVMDENDNAPIITSPINSSYAVVSPSSSVRTVVATVVATDTDSGVNADLNYSIVGGNPFKLFEINPASGVVSLVGKLASKHYGLHRLVVQVNDSGQPSQSTTALVHVFINETVSNASVVDSQIARSLHIPLSQDIAGDPSYEMSKQRLSIVIGVVAGIMTVILIILVVVMARYCRAKSKNGYEAGKKDHEDFFTPQQHDKSKKPKKDKKNKKSKQPLYSSIVTVEASKPNGQRYDSVNEKLSDSPSMGRYRTVNGGPGSPDLARHYKSSSPLPTVQLHPQSPTAGKKHQAVQDLPPANTFVGAGDNISIGSDHCSEYSCQTNNKYSKQSHILF, encoded by the coding sequence ATGAGGACTGTATGGGGCTGGTGCCTGTTCTTGCTGAGGGTATCTCTCACCCTGGCAGCCTCCAAGCAGCTGTTGAAGTACCGGTTGGCAGAGGAAGGGCAGCCAGATATTAGGGTCGGGAATGTGGCTTCAGATATCGGCATTGTCACCGGCTCTGGGGAGGTGACCTTCAGCCTGGAATCCGGCTCCGAATATTTTAAGATCGACAACATGACCGGGGAGCTGAGCACCACCGACCGCCGGATAGACCGGGAGAAGCTGCCGCAGTGCCAGATGATCTTTGATGAGAACGAGTGCTTCATAGACTTTGAGGTGTCGGTGATCGGACCTTCTCAGAGCTGGGTGGAGTTGTTTGAGGGTCGGGTGGTCATTCTGGACATTAATGATAACACTCCGACCTTCCCTTCCCCGGTGCTCACTCTTACCGTGGAGGAGAACCGGCCCGTGGGGACCCTCTACCTGCTGCCCACCGCTACCGATAGGGACTTTGGCCGCAATGGGATAGAGCGCTATGAGTTGATTCAGGACGCCGGGGAGAGTTTGTTCGCGTCGGGCAGGCGATCTGGTAGTCGGGTGGAGACTGGAGATAGCGCCCTCTACCCGGGGAAAAGACGGATGGAGACGGATAGTAGGAGCAGCGTGTTTGAACTGCAGGTAGCTGACACGTCTGACGGCGAGAAGCAGCCTCAGCTCATAGTCAAGGGGGCTCTGGACCGGGAACAGAGGGACTCCTACGAGCTGACACTACGGGTGAGGGATGGAGGAGAGCAGCCGCGGTCTTCACAATCTATTCTCCGCGTGCTCATCACAGATGTCAACGACAACAGTCCCCGTTTTGAGAAAAGTGTATACGAAGCGGACCTGGCCGAGAACAGCGCGCCCGGCACCCCCATCCTGCAGCTGAAAGCCACCGACTACGACGTGGGAGTGAATGGGCAGATCGAGTACGTGTTCGGTGCAGCTACAGAGTCAGTAAGGAGGTTGCTCAGGCTGGATGAGAACTCGGGGTGGTTAAGTGTCCTGCATAGGATAGACCGGGAGGAAGTTAACCAGCTGAGGTTCACTGTCATGGCCAGAGACCGAGGgcagccccccaaaagtgacaaggCCACTGTGATCCTCAACATCAAGGATGAGAACGACAATGTGCCCCTTATAGACATCAGAAAGATCGGTAGGATCCCAGTAAAGGATGGCATGGCTAGTGTGGCTGAAGACGTCCTGGTGGACACCCCCATAGCGCTAGTCCAGGTGTCTGATAGGGACCAAGGGGAAAATGGAGTAGTCACCTGCACTGTGGTGGGAGATGTCCCCTTCCAGCTCAAGCCAGCCAGTGATAGTGAGGGGGACCAGAATAAGAAGAAGTATTTCTTGCACACTTCAGCCCCCTTGGACTATGAGAACATCAAGGAGTACAATGTCATTATAGTTGCTGTGGACTCTGGTAGCCCCAGCTTGTCTAGTAATAACTCCCTGCTAGTTAAAGTGGTGGACACCAATGACAATCCCCCAGTGTTCAGCCAACCTGTGGTGGAGGTAGCCTTTCCTGAGAACAATGTACCAGGGGAGAGGGTGGCCACTGTTATTGCCACCGATGCAGACAGTGGTAAGAATGCAGAGATTGCCTATTCTTTGGAGCAGTCTGTGGTCGGGGTTTTCTCCATCCACCCAGACACAGGAGATATAACAGCCAATATAGTCCTAGACAGGGAGCAGACCGACAGGTATGAGTTTAAAGTGGTTGCCAAAGACAAGGGTTTGCCCACTACTATGCAGGGCACTGCCACCGTTGTAGTGCAGGTAGCTGATAGgaatgacaatgacccaaaatttATGCAGGATGTCTTCAATTTCTATGTCAAGGAAAACTTACAACCCAACAGCCCTGTTGGGATGGTGACAGTGATGGATTCTGACAAAGGTCGCAATGCAGAGATGAGCTTATTCATAGAGGAAGATAATGGCATCTTTTCTATTGAAAACAATACTGGCACTATATGTTCTACAGTGTCATTTGATATGGAGCAACAAACCTCATACACCTTTAAAGTCAAAGCATTGGATGGTGGGGACCCTCCTAGGTCTGCTACTGCTACAGTGTCCCTTTTTGTTATGGATGAAAATGACAATGCCCCAATCATCACTAGTCCCATCAATAGTTCCTATGCAGTTGTCTCCCCATCCAGCAGTGTCAGGACTGTGGTTGCTACTGTGGTGGCCACTGACACAGACTCAGGTGTCAACGCAGATCTGAATTACAGCATTGTTggaggaaacccctttaagctctttGAAATCAACCCAGCCAGTGGAGTGGTATCTCTGGTTGGCAAGCTGGCCTCAAAACACTATGGTCTGCACAGGTTAGTGGTCCAGGTGAATGACAGTGGTCAACCTTCTCAGTCCACCACTGCTCTAGTACATGTGTTTATCAATGAGACTGTCTCCAATGCCTCAGTTGTGGATTCCCAAATTGCCAGAAGTTTGCACATCCCATTAAGCCAGGATATAGCTGGTGATCCCAGCTATGAAATGAGCAAGCAGAGACTTAGCATAGTGATTGGTGTTGTGGCCGGGATCATGACTGTCATACTGATCATTCTAGTAGTGGTCATGGCACGTTATTGTAGGGCCAAAAGTAAAAATGGATATGAAGCTGGCAAGAAAGACCATGAGGACTTCTTCACCCCTCAACAGCATGACAAGTCTAAGAAACCCAAAAaagacaagaaaaataaaaaatcaaaacaGCCATTATATAGCAGCATAGTGACAGTGGAAGCTTCAAAGCCAAACGGGCAGAGATATGACAGTGTAAATGAAAAGCTGTCAGACAGCCCCAGCATGGGAAGATACAGAACTGTAAATGGAGGTCCTGGTAGTCCTGACCTAGCAAGGCATTACAAATCTAGTTCTCCACTTCCTACTGTGCAGCTTCATCCTCAGTCACCTACTGCTGGGAAAAAACACCAGGCTGTGCAAGATTTACCACCAGCCAACACTTTTGTGGGAGCTGGAGACAACATCTCAATTGGATCAGACCATTGTTCTGAGTACAGTTGTCAGACCAATAACAAGTACAGCAAACAG
- the PCDH7 gene encoding protocadherin-7 isoform X5 has protein sequence MRTVWGWCLFLLRVSLTLAASKQLLKYRLAEEGQPDIRVGNVASDIGIVTGSGEVTFSLESGSEYFKIDNMTGELSTTDRRIDREKLPQCQMIFDENECFIDFEVSVIGPSQSWVELFEGRVVILDINDNTPTFPSPVLTLTVEENRPVGTLYLLPTATDRDFGRNGIERYELIQDAGESLFASGRRSGSRVETGDSALYPGKRRMETDSRSSVFELQVADTSDGEKQPQLIVKGALDREQRDSYELTLRVRDGGEQPRSSQSILRVLITDVNDNSPRFEKSVYEADLAENSAPGTPILQLKATDYDVGVNGQIEYVFGAATESVRRLLRLDENSGWLSVLHRIDREEVNQLRFTVMARDRGQPPKSDKATVILNIKDENDNVPLIDIRKIGRIPVKDGMASVAEDVLVDTPIALVQVSDRDQGENGVVTCTVVGDVPFQLKPASDSEGDQNKKKYFLHTSAPLDYENIKEYNVIIVAVDSGSPSLSSNNSLLVKVVDTNDNPPVFSQPVVEVAFPENNVPGERVATVIATDADSGKNAEIAYSLEQSVVGVFSIHPDTGDITANIVLDREQTDRYEFKVVAKDKGLPTTMQGTATVVVQVADRNDNDPKFMQDVFNFYVKENLQPNSPVGMVTVMDSDKGRNAEMSLFIEEDNGIFSIENNTGTICSTVSFDMEQQTSYTFKVKALDGGDPPRSATATVSLFVMDENDNAPIITSPINSSYAVVSPSSSVRTVVATVVATDTDSGVNADLNYSIVGGNPFKLFEINPASGVVSLVGKLASKHYGLHRLVVQVNDSGQPSQSTTALVHVFINETVSNASVVDSQIARSLHIPLSQDIAGDPSYEMSKQRLSIVIGVVAGIMTVILIILVVVMARYCRAKSKNGYEAGKKDHEDFFTPQQHDKSKKPKKDKKNKKSKQPLYSSIVTVEASKPNGQRYDSVNEKLSDSPSMGRYRTVNGGPGSPDLARHYKSSSPLPTVQLHPQSPTAGKKHQAVQDLPPANTFVGAGDNISIGSDHCSEYSCQTNNKYSKQVTAHSSCEPQLRS, from the coding sequence ATGAGGACTGTATGGGGCTGGTGCCTGTTCTTGCTGAGGGTATCTCTCACCCTGGCAGCCTCCAAGCAGCTGTTGAAGTACCGGTTGGCAGAGGAAGGGCAGCCAGATATTAGGGTCGGGAATGTGGCTTCAGATATCGGCATTGTCACCGGCTCTGGGGAGGTGACCTTCAGCCTGGAATCCGGCTCCGAATATTTTAAGATCGACAACATGACCGGGGAGCTGAGCACCACCGACCGCCGGATAGACCGGGAGAAGCTGCCGCAGTGCCAGATGATCTTTGATGAGAACGAGTGCTTCATAGACTTTGAGGTGTCGGTGATCGGACCTTCTCAGAGCTGGGTGGAGTTGTTTGAGGGTCGGGTGGTCATTCTGGACATTAATGATAACACTCCGACCTTCCCTTCCCCGGTGCTCACTCTTACCGTGGAGGAGAACCGGCCCGTGGGGACCCTCTACCTGCTGCCCACCGCTACCGATAGGGACTTTGGCCGCAATGGGATAGAGCGCTATGAGTTGATTCAGGACGCCGGGGAGAGTTTGTTCGCGTCGGGCAGGCGATCTGGTAGTCGGGTGGAGACTGGAGATAGCGCCCTCTACCCGGGGAAAAGACGGATGGAGACGGATAGTAGGAGCAGCGTGTTTGAACTGCAGGTAGCTGACACGTCTGACGGCGAGAAGCAGCCTCAGCTCATAGTCAAGGGGGCTCTGGACCGGGAACAGAGGGACTCCTACGAGCTGACACTACGGGTGAGGGATGGAGGAGAGCAGCCGCGGTCTTCACAATCTATTCTCCGCGTGCTCATCACAGATGTCAACGACAACAGTCCCCGTTTTGAGAAAAGTGTATACGAAGCGGACCTGGCCGAGAACAGCGCGCCCGGCACCCCCATCCTGCAGCTGAAAGCCACCGACTACGACGTGGGAGTGAATGGGCAGATCGAGTACGTGTTCGGTGCAGCTACAGAGTCAGTAAGGAGGTTGCTCAGGCTGGATGAGAACTCGGGGTGGTTAAGTGTCCTGCATAGGATAGACCGGGAGGAAGTTAACCAGCTGAGGTTCACTGTCATGGCCAGAGACCGAGGgcagccccccaaaagtgacaaggCCACTGTGATCCTCAACATCAAGGATGAGAACGACAATGTGCCCCTTATAGACATCAGAAAGATCGGTAGGATCCCAGTAAAGGATGGCATGGCTAGTGTGGCTGAAGACGTCCTGGTGGACACCCCCATAGCGCTAGTCCAGGTGTCTGATAGGGACCAAGGGGAAAATGGAGTAGTCACCTGCACTGTGGTGGGAGATGTCCCCTTCCAGCTCAAGCCAGCCAGTGATAGTGAGGGGGACCAGAATAAGAAGAAGTATTTCTTGCACACTTCAGCCCCCTTGGACTATGAGAACATCAAGGAGTACAATGTCATTATAGTTGCTGTGGACTCTGGTAGCCCCAGCTTGTCTAGTAATAACTCCCTGCTAGTTAAAGTGGTGGACACCAATGACAATCCCCCAGTGTTCAGCCAACCTGTGGTGGAGGTAGCCTTTCCTGAGAACAATGTACCAGGGGAGAGGGTGGCCACTGTTATTGCCACCGATGCAGACAGTGGTAAGAATGCAGAGATTGCCTATTCTTTGGAGCAGTCTGTGGTCGGGGTTTTCTCCATCCACCCAGACACAGGAGATATAACAGCCAATATAGTCCTAGACAGGGAGCAGACCGACAGGTATGAGTTTAAAGTGGTTGCCAAAGACAAGGGTTTGCCCACTACTATGCAGGGCACTGCCACCGTTGTAGTGCAGGTAGCTGATAGgaatgacaatgacccaaaatttATGCAGGATGTCTTCAATTTCTATGTCAAGGAAAACTTACAACCCAACAGCCCTGTTGGGATGGTGACAGTGATGGATTCTGACAAAGGTCGCAATGCAGAGATGAGCTTATTCATAGAGGAAGATAATGGCATCTTTTCTATTGAAAACAATACTGGCACTATATGTTCTACAGTGTCATTTGATATGGAGCAACAAACCTCATACACCTTTAAAGTCAAAGCATTGGATGGTGGGGACCCTCCTAGGTCTGCTACTGCTACAGTGTCCCTTTTTGTTATGGATGAAAATGACAATGCCCCAATCATCACTAGTCCCATCAATAGTTCCTATGCAGTTGTCTCCCCATCCAGCAGTGTCAGGACTGTGGTTGCTACTGTGGTGGCCACTGACACAGACTCAGGTGTCAACGCAGATCTGAATTACAGCATTGTTggaggaaacccctttaagctctttGAAATCAACCCAGCCAGTGGAGTGGTATCTCTGGTTGGCAAGCTGGCCTCAAAACACTATGGTCTGCACAGGTTAGTGGTCCAGGTGAATGACAGTGGTCAACCTTCTCAGTCCACCACTGCTCTAGTACATGTGTTTATCAATGAGACTGTCTCCAATGCCTCAGTTGTGGATTCCCAAATTGCCAGAAGTTTGCACATCCCATTAAGCCAGGATATAGCTGGTGATCCCAGCTATGAAATGAGCAAGCAGAGACTTAGCATAGTGATTGGTGTTGTGGCCGGGATCATGACTGTCATACTGATCATTCTAGTAGTGGTCATGGCACGTTATTGTAGGGCCAAAAGTAAAAATGGATATGAAGCTGGCAAGAAAGACCATGAGGACTTCTTCACCCCTCAACAGCATGACAAGTCTAAGAAACCCAAAAaagacaagaaaaataaaaaatcaaaacaGCCATTATATAGCAGCATAGTGACAGTGGAAGCTTCAAAGCCAAACGGGCAGAGATATGACAGTGTAAATGAAAAGCTGTCAGACAGCCCCAGCATGGGAAGATACAGAACTGTAAATGGAGGTCCTGGTAGTCCTGACCTAGCAAGGCATTACAAATCTAGTTCTCCACTTCCTACTGTGCAGCTTCATCCTCAGTCACCTACTGCTGGGAAAAAACACCAGGCTGTGCAAGATTTACCACCAGCCAACACTTTTGTGGGAGCTGGAGACAACATCTCAATTGGATCAGACCATTGTTCTGAGTACAGTTGTCAGACCAATAACAAGTACAGCAAACAG